From Mycolicibacterium nivoides, a single genomic window includes:
- a CDS encoding MetQ/NlpA family ABC transporter substrate-binding protein — protein sequence MTNHTISPAGDDIEIRQRKRWPWIVAAAGVVIVAVGGVVFAKYSNQDKPFGTTLEVATWSTDIAAENLLSYIAENVAPEHGITIKPVQIDNIIEINRAVDAGNVAGNFFEHQPFLNDAIAANGFQLTLAAPAFTWDQATYSNKYRDWNQLPRGAKIALRDDPAGQAIALLDLSEAGQITLKPGKDTLAGLPQLGDIEGNPKNYQFVQVPIGQLARSLADVDAVVVHISDVYAAGLRENQILARHPAPKGSEGGLVVSNKHLDDPNVQKLIETFKDPKIAEFLETTDNELIRNTLGPIGR from the coding sequence GTGACAAACCACACCATCTCGCCGGCCGGCGACGATATCGAGATCAGGCAACGCAAGCGCTGGCCGTGGATCGTTGCCGCCGCCGGCGTGGTGATCGTCGCCGTGGGCGGCGTCGTCTTCGCGAAATACTCCAACCAGGACAAGCCGTTCGGCACCACCTTGGAGGTCGCGACCTGGAGCACCGACATCGCCGCCGAGAACCTGCTGTCCTACATCGCCGAGAACGTCGCGCCCGAACACGGCATCACGATCAAGCCGGTCCAGATCGACAACATCATCGAGATCAACCGTGCCGTGGATGCCGGCAACGTCGCCGGGAACTTCTTCGAGCACCAGCCGTTCCTCAACGACGCGATCGCGGCCAACGGATTCCAACTCACCCTGGCCGCACCGGCATTCACGTGGGACCAGGCGACCTACTCGAACAAGTATCGCGACTGGAACCAGCTGCCCAGGGGTGCCAAGATCGCTCTGCGCGACGACCCCGCCGGTCAGGCGATCGCCCTGCTGGACCTCTCCGAAGCCGGGCAGATCACCCTCAAGCCCGGCAAGGACACCCTCGCCGGTCTACCGCAGCTGGGTGATATCGAGGGCAATCCCAAGAACTACCAGTTCGTCCAGGTTCCGATCGGCCAGCTTGCGCGCAGCCTCGCCGATGTCGACGCCGTCGTCGTACACATCTCCGACGTCTACGCCGCGGGTCTGCGCGAAAACCAGATCCTGGCCCGCCATCCCGCCCCGAAGGGCAGCGAAGGCGGACTCGTGGTCAGCAACAAGCATCTCGACGATCCCAACGTGCAGAAGCTGATCGAGACGTTCAAGGACCCCAAGATCGCCGAGTTCCTCGAGACGACCGACAACGAGCTGATCCGCAACACTCTCGGCCCAATCGGCCGGTGA
- a CDS encoding ABC transporter substrate-binding protein, giving the protein MVGLMGALLLAACGQAADPAAPPGAAPGYPVTVQNCGRQVVIDAPPQRAVSLNQGSTEILLSLGLADRMVGTATWTDPVRPGLEAENARVPRLAVNKPSLETVLDTEPDFVSASFGGTLGPGGVADRDQFAQLGVPTYLAPSDCEGKNSVNGDGARSTPFSMDAVYTEIRDLATIFGVVERGDRLIAELRRRMDTAGAALSGVDMAFWFSDVRAPYFAGCCGSPGVIARTVGARNVFANTTDEWPQVSWESVADRDPDVLVLGDLSRRTIDGDALETKVDFLESNPLTRGLTAVRHRRYIVVNGADLNPSIRTVDGVEKVAKGLAELGFGSPR; this is encoded by the coding sequence ATGGTCGGACTGATGGGCGCGCTGCTGTTGGCTGCCTGCGGCCAGGCTGCCGACCCGGCAGCGCCTCCCGGGGCGGCGCCCGGATATCCGGTGACGGTGCAGAATTGCGGCAGGCAGGTGGTGATCGATGCACCGCCGCAGCGGGCGGTGTCGTTGAACCAGGGCTCCACCGAGATTCTGCTCTCGCTGGGCTTGGCGGACCGCATGGTCGGCACCGCGACGTGGACGGACCCGGTCCGCCCCGGCCTCGAGGCCGAGAATGCCCGGGTGCCGCGCCTGGCGGTGAACAAGCCGTCGCTGGAGACGGTTCTCGACACCGAACCCGATTTCGTGTCGGCGTCTTTCGGCGGCACCCTGGGACCCGGTGGTGTCGCCGACCGCGACCAGTTCGCACAGCTGGGCGTGCCGACCTATCTGGCACCGAGTGACTGCGAGGGCAAGAACTCGGTCAACGGCGACGGCGCGCGCAGCACCCCGTTCAGCATGGATGCCGTCTACACCGAAATCCGGGACCTGGCGACGATATTCGGTGTCGTCGAACGCGGCGATCGGCTCATCGCGGAGTTGCGCCGCCGGATGGACACAGCCGGTGCGGCTCTCTCCGGAGTCGACATGGCCTTCTGGTTCTCCGATGTTCGTGCCCCCTACTTCGCCGGCTGCTGCGGATCCCCCGGGGTGATCGCCAGGACCGTCGGGGCACGCAACGTGTTCGCCAACACCACAGATGAATGGCCGCAGGTGAGTTGGGAGAGTGTGGCCGACCGCGATCCGGATGTGCTGGTGCTGGGCGACCTGAGCCGCCGCACGATCGACGGTGACGCGCTGGAGACCAAAGTCGACTTCCTGGAATCGAATCCGCTCACCCGAGGCCTGACCGCCGTCCGGCACCGCCGCTACATCGTGGTCAACGGGGCCGATCTCAACCCGTCCATCCGCACCGTGGACGGCGTCGAGAAGGTGGCGAAGGGCCTGGCCGAACTCGGTTTCGGCTCACCGCGGTGA
- a CDS encoding FecCD family ABC transporter permease — MSLRTGWLGGLWAAGLVLLVFSAAVAITIGPAALSVGDVYRIVGDRLGAGPSGTTRLQESIVWQLRLPRVVLAAICGAGLALCGAILQSLLRNPLADPFVLGVSSGASTGAVLVAVLGVGAGTLTLSGGAFAGAVLSFAVVLLLAYAAGGGTDRVVLAGVAGTQLFSALTSFIVLSSADAEQTRGVLFWLLGSLAGVSWSDVLTCAVVVGVGLAVCLAYARTLDAFAFGQDAAATLGVAVARARVVLLVMTALVTAALVSAAGAIGFVGLVLPHAARFVVGPGHRRLLPTAVILGAIFMVWVDTLARTVFAPQELPTGVVTALLGVPAFALILLRRRGIRR, encoded by the coding sequence GTGAGTCTGCGTACCGGATGGCTCGGCGGATTGTGGGCCGCCGGCCTTGTCCTTCTGGTGTTCTCGGCCGCGGTGGCCATCACCATCGGGCCCGCCGCGTTGTCGGTGGGCGACGTCTACCGCATCGTCGGCGACCGTCTCGGCGCGGGGCCCTCGGGGACGACCCGACTGCAGGAGAGCATCGTCTGGCAACTGCGCCTGCCGAGAGTCGTCCTGGCGGCCATCTGTGGAGCCGGGCTGGCGCTGTGCGGGGCGATACTGCAGTCGCTGCTGCGCAATCCGCTGGCCGACCCGTTCGTGCTGGGGGTCTCATCGGGTGCTTCTACGGGCGCGGTGCTGGTCGCGGTGCTCGGCGTCGGCGCGGGCACGCTGACCTTGTCCGGCGGCGCCTTCGCCGGTGCGGTGCTGTCGTTCGCCGTGGTGCTGCTGCTGGCCTACGCGGCCGGCGGCGGGACCGACCGGGTGGTACTGGCCGGAGTGGCCGGAACCCAGCTGTTCTCGGCACTGACGTCCTTCATCGTGTTGTCGTCGGCCGACGCCGAACAGACCAGGGGAGTGCTGTTCTGGCTGTTGGGCTCGCTGGCCGGGGTGTCCTGGTCCGATGTCCTCACCTGCGCGGTCGTCGTCGGAGTCGGGCTGGCGGTGTGTTTGGCCTATGCGCGCACCCTCGACGCCTTCGCCTTCGGTCAGGATGCGGCCGCGACGCTGGGCGTCGCGGTGGCCCGGGCACGCGTCGTGTTGCTGGTCATGACCGCGTTGGTGACGGCGGCCCTGGTCAGTGCGGCCGGGGCGATCGGATTCGTCGGGCTGGTGCTGCCGCACGCCGCGCGTTTCGTCGTCGGGCCCGGCCATCGGCGCCTGTTGCCGACCGCGGTGATCCTCGGCGCGATCTTCATGGTGTGGGTGGACACCCTGGCCCGGACCGTCTTCGCTCCGCAGGAATTGCCCACCGGGGTGGTCACCGCACTGCTCGGCGTCCCCGCGTTCGCGTTGATCTTGTTGCGGCGCAGGGGGATACGCCGATGA
- a CDS encoding sensor domain-containing protein produces MTVPGWARLCTTGVVAAAVLALSLGLSGCVSTVAGVASRDPDEPRWEPMLIEADLDGLLLGVDDLNDIVGSSDLQVSFDSSTLNDNSEAVSDRDCLAAAFGAQELVYQDSGWTAVRDQIVREPGEGNPHWIEQVVVLHSTAEQAQAFVKHSQAIWEGCAGTIVTFDSEDMPQIWSVSDVTADDSSISQMSTPEDSPSGGCHHVLSAASNVVVEAWVCGDDIDQQATEVVREIVAHVRSK; encoded by the coding sequence ATGACCGTTCCGGGCTGGGCCCGGCTGTGCACCACCGGGGTCGTGGCGGCGGCGGTGTTGGCGTTGTCGCTCGGGCTGTCGGGTTGTGTGAGCACTGTCGCCGGTGTGGCGTCGCGTGACCCTGATGAGCCGAGGTGGGAGCCGATGCTGATCGAGGCCGACCTCGATGGCCTACTGCTGGGGGTCGATGACCTCAACGACATCGTCGGGTCGTCGGATCTACAGGTGAGCTTCGATTCCAGTACCTTGAACGACAATTCGGAAGCCGTATCGGATCGGGATTGTCTGGCCGCCGCGTTCGGTGCTCAGGAGCTTGTTTATCAGGACAGCGGGTGGACGGCCGTGCGCGACCAGATCGTGCGCGAGCCTGGCGAGGGCAACCCGCATTGGATCGAGCAGGTCGTGGTGCTCCATTCCACGGCCGAACAGGCCCAGGCATTCGTGAAGCACTCCCAGGCGATCTGGGAGGGCTGTGCGGGAACGATTGTCACCTTTGACTCCGAGGACATGCCCCAGATCTGGTCGGTCAGCGACGTCACTGCAGATGATTCCTCGATAAGCCAGATGTCGACCCCCGAGGACAGTCCCAGCGGAGGATGCCACCACGTGCTGTCGGCGGCGTCCAATGTGGTCGTCGAGGCGTGGGTCTGCGGTGACGACATAGACCAGCAGGCAACCGAGGTCGTCAGGGAGATCGTCGCCCACGTCCGCAGCAAGTAG
- a CDS encoding GNAT family N-acetyltransferase, with protein sequence MAAVDVRPPNKSDVKRLAAVLGRAFHDDPVMAWILADDTRRAKGLPRLFAAITRHHFLSGGGAEVAVRDGEIGAAALWDGPGRWKQTPSEELRMLPTMVLAFGSAMRRGQQVVELMKKQHPEEPHWYLAVIGSDPAVRGGGFGHALMQSRLDRVDAEHAPAYLESSNPDNIPYYMRFGFEVTGEIVLPDGGPTMTPMWRAPR encoded by the coding sequence GTGGCTGCCGTCGATGTCCGTCCCCCGAACAAGTCTGACGTGAAGCGGCTCGCCGCGGTCCTGGGCCGGGCCTTCCACGATGACCCGGTGATGGCCTGGATCCTGGCTGACGACACCCGTCGCGCCAAGGGCCTGCCGCGGCTGTTCGCGGCGATCACGCGCCACCATTTTCTCTCCGGCGGTGGTGCCGAGGTGGCCGTCCGGGACGGCGAGATCGGCGCGGCGGCGTTGTGGGACGGCCCGGGCCGCTGGAAACAGACGCCGAGCGAAGAACTGCGCATGCTGCCCACGATGGTGCTGGCCTTCGGCAGCGCCATGCGGCGTGGACAGCAGGTCGTCGAGCTGATGAAGAAGCAGCACCCCGAGGAACCGCATTGGTATCTGGCGGTGATCGGCAGTGACCCCGCGGTGCGCGGCGGCGGTTTCGGGCACGCCCTGATGCAATCGCGACTCGACCGGGTGGACGCCGAGCATGCACCCGCCTACCTGGAGTCGAGCAACCCCGACAACATCCCGTACTACATGCGTTTCGGGTTCGAGGTCACCGGCGAGATCGTGCTGCCCGACGGCGGACCCACCATGACGCCGATGTGGCGGGCGCCGCGGTAG
- a CDS encoding type II toxin-antitoxin system PemK/MazF family toxin, with translation MASQWKAFQQVLRGVVDGAENLVFNEAPKFVRQLQTTDNVPRTVQQGIQQGLQQGLRLGLGVLAGAAAPPPQAITAGRPVSKNSVPTAHRARKVVYAPDLDGQADPGEIVWTWVVYEDDPTQGKDRPVLVVGRDQRTLLGLMLSSQDYHRDDPDWIAIGTGTWDYDGRPSWVRLDRVLDVPEEGIRREGAILDRGRFEAVALRLRAQYSWS, from the coding sequence ATGGCGTCGCAGTGGAAGGCGTTCCAACAGGTTCTCAGGGGCGTAGTGGATGGCGCCGAGAACCTGGTGTTCAACGAGGCACCGAAGTTCGTGCGTCAGCTACAGACCACGGACAACGTGCCGCGGACTGTGCAGCAAGGCATCCAACAGGGCCTTCAGCAGGGCCTCAGGCTGGGTCTCGGCGTGCTCGCCGGTGCGGCCGCCCCGCCGCCGCAAGCGATCACCGCCGGCCGTCCGGTATCGAAGAACAGCGTGCCCACCGCACACCGGGCCCGCAAAGTCGTCTACGCCCCCGATCTGGACGGGCAGGCCGATCCCGGCGAGATCGTCTGGACCTGGGTGGTCTACGAGGACGATCCGACCCAGGGCAAGGACCGGCCGGTCCTGGTGGTGGGCCGCGATCAGCGCACCCTGCTCGGGTTGATGCTGTCCAGCCAGGACTACCACCGAGACGATCCGGACTGGATCGCCATCGGCACAGGCACCTGGGATTACGACGGCAGGCCGAGCTGGGTGCGGCTGGACCGGGTGCTCGACGTTCCAGAGGAAGGCATCCGCCGTGAGGGCGCGATCCTGGATCGCGGCCGGTTCGAAGCGGTCGCGCTACGGCTGCGCGCTCAGTACTCCTGGAGCTGA
- a CDS encoding methionine ABC transporter permease, with protein sequence MNLLAQEDFSTPWVRVPDLLLPAYGETWIMVGVTMVLVVLIGTPLGIVLHNTSNLGLHPNPRVFTALNTIVNIGRSLPFLILMAAIIPVTRFIVGTTIGIPAAIVPMTVAGVPFFSRLVQNALREVRPDVTDMGQASGGTTLQVIRTVQLSEALPALAGALTVNTIAMIEYSAIAGSIGAGGIGNLAITYGYNRFDHNIMIATVVSLIITIQIVQFVGDRAVRALTR encoded by the coding sequence ATGAACCTGTTGGCCCAGGAGGATTTCAGCACGCCGTGGGTGAGGGTGCCCGACCTGCTGCTCCCCGCCTACGGCGAAACCTGGATCATGGTCGGTGTCACCATGGTGCTGGTCGTCTTGATCGGCACCCCGCTGGGAATCGTCCTGCACAACACGTCGAACCTGGGACTCCATCCGAATCCACGGGTGTTCACCGCGCTCAACACGATCGTCAACATCGGCCGGTCACTGCCCTTCCTGATCCTGATGGCGGCCATCATCCCGGTGACCCGGTTCATCGTCGGCACCACGATCGGCATCCCGGCGGCCATCGTGCCGATGACAGTCGCGGGTGTGCCGTTCTTCTCCAGGCTCGTCCAGAACGCACTGCGCGAAGTGCGCCCCGATGTCACCGACATGGGCCAGGCCTCCGGTGGGACCACCCTGCAGGTCATCCGCACCGTGCAGCTCTCCGAGGCGCTACCCGCCTTGGCGGGTGCGCTCACGGTCAACACCATCGCGATGATCGAGTACTCGGCGATCGCCGGATCAATCGGCGCCGGCGGCATCGGAAATCTGGCGATCACGTACGGCTACAACAGATTCGACCACAACATCATGATCGCCACGGTGGTCTCGCTGATCATCACCATCCAGATCGTGCAATTCGTCGGCGACCGTGCGGTCAGGGCGCTGACGCGCTGA
- a CDS encoding ABC transporter substrate-binding protein has product MRVLTALLCLLSVTLSLTVACGHRESGADNPAAEATAGPTSYPLTIENCGVTVTFDGPPQRAVSLYQSSTEILLALGLADRMVGTSTWFDPVLPELAADNATVPRLADNDPGLETVLGVEPDLVTSASAHTFTSAVVADRPKFAQLGIPTYQSPSVCTGARVEGETVTRTEPLALDTLFREIAELAQIFDVQERGHDLIARLTRRLDDTPSITEPGTSVAFWFSGLRTPYLAGCCSAPGLYATELGVTNVFADTREDWPEVSWEALADGDPDVLVLADLNRRRVDGDALDAKVKFLESNPVTRNMTAVRDKRYVVLSGSELDPGIREIDALEKLAAGFRAFGLAR; this is encoded by the coding sequence GTGCGTGTGCTCACCGCACTGTTGTGCCTGTTGTCTGTGACATTGTCGCTCACGGTGGCTTGCGGGCACCGAGAGTCCGGCGCCGACAACCCCGCCGCCGAGGCCACCGCGGGCCCGACCAGCTATCCGCTCACGATCGAGAACTGCGGTGTGACAGTCACTTTCGATGGGCCGCCGCAGCGGGCGGTGTCGCTCTACCAGTCCTCGACCGAGATACTGCTGGCGCTCGGTCTGGCTGATCGGATGGTCGGCACGTCGACCTGGTTTGATCCGGTGCTGCCCGAGCTCGCGGCCGACAATGCCACCGTGCCCCGGTTGGCGGACAACGACCCGGGGCTGGAGACGGTGCTCGGTGTCGAGCCGGACCTGGTGACCTCGGCCAGCGCTCACACCTTTACTTCCGCGGTGGTCGCCGACCGGCCCAAATTCGCCCAGCTGGGCATCCCGACGTATCAATCGCCTTCGGTGTGCACCGGGGCGCGCGTCGAGGGTGAGACCGTCACCCGCACCGAACCGCTGGCCCTCGACACACTGTTCCGGGAGATCGCCGAGCTGGCCCAGATCTTCGATGTGCAGGAGCGCGGCCACGACCTGATCGCCCGGCTCACCCGGCGGCTGGACGACACACCGTCGATCACCGAGCCGGGTACCAGCGTCGCATTCTGGTTCTCGGGGCTACGGACGCCGTATCTGGCCGGCTGCTGTTCGGCGCCCGGGCTGTACGCCACCGAACTCGGCGTCACCAATGTCTTCGCCGATACCCGCGAGGACTGGCCGGAGGTCAGCTGGGAGGCCCTGGCCGACGGCGATCCTGACGTGCTGGTGCTGGCCGACCTCAATCGAAGGCGCGTCGACGGGGACGCTCTGGATGCGAAGGTGAAGTTCCTGGAATCGAATCCAGTGACCAGGAACATGACCGCGGTGCGCGACAAGCGCTATGTCGTGCTGTCCGGATCCGAACTCGACCCCGGAATCCGCGAGATCGATGCCCTGGAGAAGCTGGCTGCCGGTTTCAGGGCGTTCGGGCTGGCCCGGTGA
- the lepA gene encoding translation elongation factor 4: MLDTHAHQEIPISSFADKTFTAPAQIRNFCIIAHIDHGKSTLADRMLQLTGVVDDRSMRAQYLDRMDIERERGITIKAQNVRLPWKVTGDDGSEENYVLHLIDTPGHVDFTYEVSRALEACEGAVLLVDAAQGIEAQTLANLYLALDRDLTIIPVLNKIDLPAADPERYAGELAHIIGCEPSDVLRVSGKTGVGVAELLDEVVRQVPAPTGDADAPARAMIFDSVYDIYRGVVTYVRVVDGKITPREKIAMMSTGATHELLEVGIVSPDPKPSDGLGVGEVGYLITGVKDVRQSKVGDTVTTARKGATEALTGYREPRPMVYSGLYPVDGSDYPVLREALDKLQLNDAALTYEPETSVALGFGFRCGFLGLLHMEITRERLEREFNLDLISTAPNVVYRVIKDDGSEIVVTNPSDWPEGKVREVYEPVVKTTVIAPSEFIGTIMELCQARRGELGGMDYLSPERVELRYTMPLGEIIFDFFDSLKSRTRGYASLDYEEAGEQLADLVKVDILLQGEAVDAFSAIVHKDSASAYGNKMTTKLKELIPRQQFEVPVQAAIGARIIARENIRAIRKDVLSKCYGGDITRKRKLLEKQKEGKKRMKTIGRVEVPQEAFVAALSTDAASDKPKK, encoded by the coding sequence GTGCTGGACACCCACGCTCACCAGGAGATTCCCATCAGCAGCTTCGCCGACAAGACGTTCACTGCGCCGGCGCAGATCAGGAACTTCTGCATCATCGCCCACATCGACCACGGCAAATCGACGCTGGCGGACCGGATGCTGCAGCTCACCGGCGTCGTCGACGACCGGTCGATGCGGGCGCAGTACCTGGACCGGATGGACATCGAGCGTGAGCGCGGCATCACCATCAAGGCGCAGAACGTGCGGCTGCCCTGGAAGGTGACCGGCGATGACGGATCCGAAGAGAACTATGTCCTGCACCTGATCGACACCCCCGGCCACGTCGACTTCACGTACGAGGTGTCCCGCGCGCTGGAGGCGTGTGAAGGGGCAGTGCTGCTGGTCGACGCCGCCCAGGGCATCGAGGCGCAGACGCTGGCCAACCTGTACCTGGCGCTCGACCGGGACCTCACGATCATCCCGGTGCTCAACAAGATCGACCTACCCGCCGCGGACCCGGAGCGTTATGCCGGCGAGCTCGCCCACATCATCGGCTGCGAGCCCTCGGATGTGCTGCGGGTGTCCGGCAAGACCGGTGTCGGGGTCGCCGAGTTGCTCGACGAGGTGGTCCGGCAGGTGCCGGCGCCGACCGGCGACGCCGACGCTCCCGCGCGGGCGATGATCTTCGACTCGGTCTATGACATCTACCGCGGCGTGGTCACCTACGTGCGCGTCGTCGACGGCAAGATCACCCCGCGCGAGAAGATCGCGATGATGTCCACCGGCGCCACCCACGAATTGCTCGAGGTCGGCATCGTCTCACCGGACCCGAAGCCCAGCGACGGTCTCGGCGTCGGCGAGGTGGGCTACCTCATCACGGGTGTGAAGGACGTCCGGCAGTCCAAGGTGGGCGACACCGTGACGACGGCGCGCAAGGGAGCCACCGAGGCCCTGACCGGCTACCGGGAGCCCAGGCCGATGGTCTATTCCGGGCTCTACCCGGTAGACGGCTCCGACTATCCGGTGCTGCGCGAGGCGCTGGACAAGCTGCAGCTCAACGACGCCGCGCTGACCTACGAGCCGGAAACCTCGGTGGCGCTGGGTTTCGGGTTCCGCTGCGGCTTCCTCGGGTTGCTGCACATGGAGATCACCCGCGAGCGCCTGGAACGCGAGTTCAACCTCGACCTGATCTCCACGGCGCCCAACGTCGTGTACCGGGTGATCAAGGACGACGGCTCCGAGATCGTGGTGACCAACCCGTCGGACTGGCCCGAGGGCAAGGTCCGCGAGGTCTACGAGCCCGTGGTCAAGACAACGGTGATCGCGCCGAGCGAGTTCATCGGCACCATCATGGAGCTGTGTCAGGCGCGGCGCGGTGAGCTCGGCGGCATGGACTACCTGTCGCCCGAGCGTGTCGAGTTGCGCTACACCATGCCGTTGGGCGAGATCATCTTCGACTTCTTCGATTCGCTGAAGTCCCGTACCCGCGGTTATGCCAGCCTCGATTACGAGGAGGCCGGTGAGCAGCTGGCCGATCTGGTCAAGGTCGACATCCTGCTGCAGGGCGAGGCGGTGGACGCGTTCAGCGCCATCGTGCACAAGGATTCGGCGTCCGCGTACGGCAACAAGATGACCACCAAGCTCAAAGAGCTCATCCCTCGTCAGCAGTTCGAGGTGCCGGTGCAGGCCGCGATCGGAGCGAGAATCATTGCCCGCGAGAACATCCGGGCGATCCGCAAGGACGTGTTGTCCAAGTGCTACGGCGGTGACATCACTCGTAAGCGCAAGCTGCTGGAGAAGCAGAAAGAGGGCAAGAAGCGCATGAAGACCATCGGTCGCGTGGAGGTTCCTCAGGAGGCGTTCGTCGCGGCCCTGTCCACCGACGCGGCCTCGGACAAACCAAAGAAATGA
- a CDS encoding ABC transporter ATP-binding protein — MSLRALEVCWTRSGRVVLDGVTVDPAPGSTVGLLGPNGSGKSSLLRLLAGIDRPDSGSVQLDGRELHTMSRRAVARRVAMVGQHADTDLDIAVRDVVRLGRIPHTPVFGAGRDDTEAVTAAMAATGLRGMADRLWHTLSGGERQRVQIARALAQEPSELLLDEPTNHLDIAHQLEILAMIRTLDVTSVVALHDLNLAAMFCDHVVVLSAGTVVANGSPVEVLTEELVADVYGVRCRITVDDAGPYVRFERGGPTRGTGSQLQEY, encoded by the coding sequence ATGAGCCTGCGGGCGTTAGAGGTGTGCTGGACCCGTTCGGGGCGGGTCGTGCTCGACGGTGTCACGGTCGACCCGGCTCCGGGCAGCACAGTCGGATTGTTGGGGCCCAACGGATCCGGCAAGTCTTCACTGCTGAGGCTGTTGGCCGGGATCGACCGGCCTGATTCCGGATCTGTGCAGCTCGACGGTCGTGAGCTGCACACGATGTCGCGGCGCGCGGTGGCACGCCGGGTGGCGATGGTCGGGCAGCACGCCGACACCGATCTGGACATCGCGGTCCGCGACGTCGTCAGGCTGGGGCGCATCCCGCACACTCCGGTGTTCGGGGCCGGCCGCGACGACACCGAAGCCGTCACCGCGGCGATGGCGGCCACCGGCTTGCGCGGCATGGCCGACCGGCTGTGGCACACCCTCTCGGGTGGGGAGCGTCAGCGCGTGCAGATCGCCCGGGCGCTGGCCCAGGAACCCAGCGAGCTACTGCTCGACGAGCCGACCAACCATCTCGACATCGCCCATCAACTGGAGATCTTGGCGATGATCCGCACGCTCGACGTCACCAGTGTGGTGGCCCTGCACGATCTCAACCTCGCGGCGATGTTCTGCGACCACGTGGTGGTGCTGTCAGCGGGAACCGTGGTGGCCAACGGCTCCCCGGTCGAGGTGCTGACCGAGGAGCTGGTGGCCGACGTCTACGGAGTGCGGTGCCGGATCACTGTCGACGACGCCGGACCGTACGTGCGATTCGAACGCGGCGGCCCGACCCGCGGCACGGGTAGTCAGCTCCAGGAGTACTGA
- a CDS encoding methionine ABC transporter ATP-binding protein — protein MIEIENLTKRFGDRTVLDDISLTVGSGEILAVVGPSGAGKSTLSRCVSFLERPSSGAVRVGGLDFSRLDGNELIAARRRIGVIFQNAPLLRRRTVAQNVSLPLEYLRATDESIDRRVGELLERVGLSDRSEYFPAQLSGGQKQRVGIARALALRPSVLLSDEATSGLDPATTTAILSLLGQLRDEFGLSIILITHEMEVVREIADSVARIDGGRIIESGAVTDIILDPSSALARELLPHRPIVPPPSAGDIWEISYASREVPLDWLTSIHHAPGISGTQVSVLSASVEAIRGIAVGRATLAVSPTAPSGFADYLADLGLHVHTGPARSDDEAAA, from the coding sequence GTGATAGAGATCGAGAACCTGACCAAACGATTCGGGGACCGCACGGTCCTCGACGACATATCGCTGACCGTCGGTAGCGGTGAGATCTTGGCTGTCGTGGGCCCCAGCGGGGCCGGTAAGAGCACGCTGTCGCGATGCGTCAGTTTCCTGGAACGCCCCAGCAGCGGCGCCGTCCGGGTCGGCGGCCTGGATTTCAGCCGGCTCGACGGCAACGAATTGATCGCGGCGCGCCGAAGGATCGGAGTGATCTTCCAGAACGCGCCGCTGCTGCGGCGGCGCACTGTCGCCCAAAATGTATCGCTGCCACTGGAATACCTCCGGGCCACCGACGAATCGATCGACCGGCGGGTCGGCGAGCTGCTCGAGCGCGTCGGCCTGTCCGACCGCAGCGAGTACTTTCCCGCGCAGCTCTCGGGCGGTCAGAAGCAACGGGTCGGGATCGCCCGGGCCCTGGCGCTGCGTCCTTCGGTGCTGCTGTCCGATGAGGCCACCTCGGGGTTGGATCCCGCCACGACCACCGCGATCCTGTCCCTACTCGGCCAGTTGCGCGACGAGTTCGGCTTGTCCATCATCCTGATCACCCACGAGATGGAGGTCGTTCGCGAGATCGCCGACTCGGTGGCCCGTATCGACGGTGGACGGATCATCGAGAGCGGCGCGGTCACCGACATCATTCTCGACCCGAGCTCGGCACTGGCCCGGGAACTGCTGCCACACCGGCCGATAGTGCCACCGCCGTCAGCGGGTGACATCTGGGAGATCTCCTACGCCTCCCGGGAAGTTCCGCTCGACTGGCTCACGTCGATCCACCACGCTCCGGGCATCTCGGGTACCCAGGTCAGCGTGCTCAGCGCCAGCGTCGAGGCCATCCGCGGGATCGCCGTCGGACGCGCCACACTGGCCGTCTCCCCCACTGCGCCAAGTGGATTCGCCGACTATCTGGCCGATCTGGGGCTGCACGTCCACACCGGCCCGGCACGCTCCGACGACGAGGCCGCCGCATGA